A genomic window from Nicotiana sylvestris chromosome 11, ASM39365v2, whole genome shotgun sequence includes:
- the LOC104222649 gene encoding mitochondrial outer membrane protein porin of 36 kDa — protein MVKGPGLYSDIGKKARDLLYRDYVSDHKFTVTTYSSTGVAITSSGLKKGELFLADVNTQLKNKNVTTDVKVDTNSNVYTTITVDEPAPGLKTIVSFVLPDQRSGKVELQYLHEYAGISTGIGLTASPLVNFSGVAGNNTVALGTDLSFDTASGNFTKCNAGLSFSTSDLIASLALNDKGDTLSASYYHTVKPVTNTAVGAELTHSFSSNENTLTIGTQHLLDPLTTVKARVNSYGKASALIQHEWRPKSLFTISGEVDTRAIEKSAKIGLAVALKP, from the exons ATGGTGAAGGGTCCTGGACTTTACTCCGATATCGGCAAAAAAGCTAGAg atCTTCTGTACAGGGACTATGTCAGTGACCATAAGTTCACCGTCACTACCTATAGCTCAACCGGAGTG GCTATTACCTCATCTGGTCTGAAGAAAGGTGAATTATTCTTAGCGGATGTTAACACCCAGCTGAAGAACAAAAATGTTACCACTGATGTAAAAGTGGACACCAATTCCAAT GTCTACACTACCATCACTGTTGATGAACCTGCACCGGGACTCAAGACAATCGTCAGCTTCGTATTACCAGATCAGAGATCTGGAAAG GTAGAGCTCCAATACTTGCATGAGTATGCTGGGATCAGTACTGGCATTGGACTTACAGCAAGTCCTCTTGTCAACTTCTCTGGCGTTGCTGGCAACAATACTGTTGCTTTGGGCACTGATCTATCATTTGACACTGCCTCAGGCAATTTCACAAAATGCAATGCTGGTCTGAGTTTTTCCACTTCTGATCTGATTGCTTCCTTAGCACT GAATGACAAGGGTGATACCCTTAGTGCTTCCTACTACCACACTGTGAAGCCGGTGACAAATACAGCTGTTGGGGCAGAGTTGACTCACAGCTTCTCAAGCAACGAGAACACGCTGACCATCGGGACACAGCATTTGTTGGACCCATTGACCACGGTGAAGGCTCGGGTTAACAGCTATGGTAAGGCAAGTGCTCTCATCCAACACGAGTGGCGACCAAAATCCCTTTTCACAATATCTGGTGAAGTGGACACGAGGGCAATTGAAAAAAGCGCCAAGATTGGGTTGGCTGTAGCCCTCAAGCCATGA